In Euphorbia lathyris chromosome 2, ddEupLath1.1, whole genome shotgun sequence, the sequence TATGATCTCATCAACGGAATCCTCCCATGATTCAGCTGCTTCAATCTACAATCCAAAATTACATCATATATCAAACAGACATACAAATTGTTTGAAGCAGACAAGATAATCCTAATCCTACCTCTTGACACAAATCTAAAGTAAGTCGAGCTCCTATCGCTGCCTCCTCATGGTTATCTTTTACTTCCAAGTTGATCACCAGCACACATTTCATATGAACATGATCCCGGTTATGGACATCTGAACAATTCACAATCAATAATGCACTAACCATAATCTGAACATTTCACAAAAATCAATCACGGACAACAGAATGGAAAGAGAAGGTGCATTACCCTCTACGACCATATCAAAAACCTTTTCTTCAAATGTGAACACCACGTCGAATAAACCATCAGCAGCGTTCTCTTGCCAACGTTGAGGTGCCAATTTGACTGACAAATTCCTTTTGAGCATAGGCAATATTCCGTTGCGCTTGTAACTGCAATTTTTGGAATAAGAAATTATGTATATCAATATCATCATTATCTGAATTCTTCAGGTTTGATTAACATAAAAAGTGTATGTTCTCAATCTCCGCAAATCAAACAGAGCTAAGggaaccaaaaaaaattaaaattaaagaaaaaaacatttgattttttttaccaCATAAATTAGTTCTTAGGGTTACATAATGTTTAAGATTCCATGAAAGATTGACGCGATAATAtgaaatttgaaaagaaaaaaaatgatgacAGTGACATTTTCACAAAAAGGCACAAACATGAGAAAAGTTAAGCTTCTTAACTTTCCATGTTTGCTTTTCCCAAATAATTTTAGTGACCACACAGAAAGAAGAACAGAGAAAGTGAAGAGAAAATAAGGAGATTACAGATCAGGGTCTTTGCGCCGGAGATCATCAAACATTTGCTTGTAAGGAGTTCCAAAATCATAAACGTTGGGTTCTCTCAGGGAGGGTCCAGGGAGTTTAACGTGAGCTCCAGTTCCATAAGAAGAAACATCAAAACCATGTCTCTTGAGCAGACAGTGAGCCTCCATGCTTCGGTTTTGATTGGACGAACACACCATGGCATAACGATATTTCATATTGATACAGGAATATCCAGAACTTGCAGTGCACAGCTATTGCAACAGGCAACAAGAAAAGTAATTAAGACAAGTCAATCCTTGCTAATGAAGCCTGTGAATTGATAAGGtgaattaaaatgaaataattaggcaCTCCTCAAATAATGATCAAGCAATCCAGTGAACAATTAATAATAAAGCATTCCCCAAATGAGCGTAGGGATCAGATTGAAAAAGTCAATAAGGTACCTTTGCGTATAACAACAAGCTACAAGTCCTTTTCTTTTAGCACAGTACAAATAAGATTTATTTATCAATATATAGTCATTTTCAAAGTTGTAGAGTTTCCAACAGGAAAATAAAACAAACTTGTGAGAAGAGAAGGGATTGAGCTACCTTTTTACGGAAATTTGCAAGCTGAACTATATCTCGCTTCGAGTGTTCAATGAATGCTCAGTGACTGCAGATAAACATAACCAGAAAACCACATGCTTAGAAGGAATCAGACATCTCAAACAAAGGACATTACAAGCAAAAGGCCATAGTATcattcaccctaaatcgagcaGAAGTACCATAGAGTTGCATTTGAAGCAGCAACCATGGGATCTAATGATCAAAAATCATAAGCAAATGCAAAATCACAACATGCAAACAAGAATAAGATTATAATGTTGTATCTATGCATTAGAAAAGAGATAAGATTGCTACTACTTTATCTTTAACTGCTCAATTGATTATTCTAACTTCATTCACAATGAGAAGCTGAGAACTTTTGTTTAAAGGATAGCAATTTTGCCCCTAGATTTCAGTCTAATCTTCCCTCATATAAAAACTTGATAGTTtgcatttgatacaatttatcCTAAATTAACAGATCCTCTATGCTGGCACTAACGCAGTTAGAGTAGAAAAGTTAACAAATCCTATATTCCATGTAAGATGCTAACTATAAATATGGCCTTTAAATTCTTTGCAATTGCAGACTGTAAAACACTCAGTTATCTAATTGAAAGGGTATTTCTGTTTTTTTGCTGAACAAATCATGGTTCAGATACATTTCAGGCTCAAAGCATTAGAAACAAAATGTAtactacccaaaaaaaaaaaccctaaacaaATCAGAAAGAACAATTTATCGTGTTGAGTCATAGAAACAAAAATCAGCAAAATCAAAAACAAATTTCCCAAATTCGGAAGCTAAGAAAGTCACAAAACAAGTACAAGCAGTAATGCAGTATAATTAAAGAAGAATTCCAAGAATAAAgtgcggcccggtgcactatgcgtccccgctaagcgagggtccagggaggggtcccaccacaacggtgtactgggggcaagccttccattgccaatttttttggtaagaggccgctcctaagactcgaacccgtgaccttcggtcacacgacaacaacgttttaccgttgcgccaagaaTAAACCACTTAAATTAATCTTTTATGGGTTAGCATCATTGCACTGTGGCTCGATAGATATCAACAGTTATAGCATTGTAGGTGAATTCTAATTTATATCCCTCAAATTATTGCTGAATCTTTAAAATCCTTGAGGAAATAGTATCCAAAGGGATAAAGATTCAGTTCAGGTATGGGACAACAAGTGATCAATTTGAAAGGTAAAGATAGGTTAGTTTTACATAAGAAGGAGAAAATTTGGAAATTCAGCAATATTGTGAATTTGGTTTCGATAGGAGTTTAATAGGGTCACTAGAATGGGAAATTTGGTAGGTGCAAACGAGGGAGTGCAGAGCTCCAATTAATGGTTGAAAGTAGTCAGGAGGAGGTGCTGAAGCGGTCGATGGCAGAGGGGTGGCGAAGGAGACAGTACAATTTAAAGTAGGATAACATGGGCTTAAACCCTAGAGAGCAGTGGCGGAACTAGGAGCCCGGTTGACCTGGGGCTCAAGTTTTTAACAACAAAAAATTTATAACACtaataaatataagaataatATATCCAAAAATATCCAAAAACTCATAGCCGCCTGAAATTCAATGGAATGGACTTAAGAACCTTTATTGAAACTTATTCCACAACTTCTTCCACCTGAAATTTTTATACTTTCCATTTCAACAACAATGAAAATAACATATAATAATCCTTTTGACAATTTAACAGCATGCTAATCCTTTCAATTCTGAGCATATTTTTTTTCTACTTTCCATAATTCAACAACTAAAACGAAAACAACAAAGTACTAATCCTTTCCTATTCACACCTAATCAGCAGTTAATCAATCAAgtgaaattgaaagaaaaaccTATTGAAACACAAATTAAAAGATACATCATATATATACAAACCTAGGGCTAGGGATTCAAAATACAAATCAACTAAACTAACCTACCTGAAGATCAATTCCAGAGATGAACACAGATTGTGGGAGCAGCGGCGGTGGCGAATAGCTTAGTCCTGGTGGACGACGACGACGTCGGGGTTGAGTCCAGGTCACAGTCGGGGTTGAGTCCAGGTCACCGTCGATGTTGAGGAAGGAGATCAGACTCAGGAGCTGGAGAAGAAATCGAGCAGTTGCAGAGCTTCCTAATTTTGAGTTCTATTTCATTAAATGAAACGGCGTCATTTCACACTTAAGTGAAACGACGTCGTTTCATTCgtttaaaaatacaaaaaccaaaaaataaaacacaGACTTCACCTTTCTCCTTTTGTCGAACAAAGGGGCTGAGGATTTAGGTTTCCGACACGACTACACCAGAGGGctcaaaaaattatttttcacaaTTTTCCGCACTGATTTTTATGAATTTGGTATACTTTCGCTTATAATTATTTGGCAAAAACCATCCTGAggtccctgatctttcattgtttggtgcattaagccctcgatcttttatttagacacattgagcccctgatctttcaccatttggtgcattaagccctcaatctttcatttagacacattgaacccttgatctttcatatatgggtgtattagatccttctataaatcaattaatatataagtttattaagggcatgtttggtgtgaaaacaaatgatgttctaaaaataacaaattttaaaataaaaaatatattatacaaattaattaaaataattaaaataaaaaataaaaaatttattgaactcaataaaaccttgttttatgataattatgttctaaaaataaaaataatgttaaaattgaagcacattttgtggaaataagaagggtaattttatcaataacaagtaactacaaacaactgttcatgaaaagagcttttcgtgaaaagctccaaaatgttgcagtgtccagagaaaatgcgaaacgctgcagttatataaacctaaccaaacatgcccttaataaacttatatattaattgatttatggaaggacctaatacacctatatatgaaagatcaagagctcaatgtgtctaaatgaaagatcgagggcttaatgcaccaaatggtgaaagatcaggggctcaatgtgtctaaataaaagatcgagggcttaatgcaccaaataatgaaagatcaagggcctcagaatgctttttgcctaatTATTTTAACCAGTGGTGGAACCAGGACTCCGGATGATTCAGGGCTCAAacatattagtaaaaaaaattcaaaacgtaaaaaaaaatcaaaattaactgTGTGGTTAACGGGTTGggtaaaatttttttagcctccaacgtattaaaactgtaaaaatgttatcatttttttagaaactaaaaTTGAACTAATACAAAATTaaggttaggctatgcttactttttttttaaatggtagaaacataataaaaatgaatattaaatatatttatttttttaatggtaaaaatatattaaaaatgaattaaaaaatgttatcaaaataaaaataaatagtacatttaaattaattaataatggtaacatgtttttataattattggaaaataaaattaaaataaataaaaactttttaaaagataATAAGGTTGAAAGGAGTTGAACACAGAACCTCTTAAATAGAAATAAGCATCCTTAGctatctcatctacctttaaacattgaaataataatacatagagtcaatataattctctccaaaatatccaAAATATTACCcgacaccattactaaaaaaaaatttcaattctCCAACCGCCTGCCGGGGTTCGAGACCCCAAcccctggttccgccactgctaGAGAGAGAGTGAAGTGGATATGACTTTAATCCATGGAATTCCAGTTTAATCAGGTGTTAAGAGAAGGAAAGAGTAGTACTAAATTTGCAAAGGATGCAGGTTTTACCTGTGTTGTTGCTTCCTTCGGATTATTAGCTGTAGTACCAGAAGCTGGTTAGATGTTGCGGTGGAATATAGAATCACTTTGAGCAAATTTTATTTATCCCATTGGATATACTATTTCGTCAACCCCCTTAAAATTtaaatgggaaaattacaaaactgggtcaaatgggagattcatttacatatttaactcatttactcaacttactacatatctagactatttttgtgtgatttttccaaaatacccttacCCTTTCATCTTCCCCATTCGCCTTTCCGGTTACGCGAACCCGCTGCTCTTCCCCAAATGATTCCCAAACCTttgatcttcctctcttcctttaACTTGCGCGAAATCTGCACAATTTCTCCAcatcacaatgtatttctcttcttcctctcttcatctcttgattctttatcttcctaatcctagaaaatgaagccatggttcttcatcttcctgttcctgctTGTTCATTGGTTTTTCTTCTTGTGACAATCGAAGAAATGGTTATTTtacgttattttcatcattttttccagtttatcatattgttattgtcgattTTAAaggtgaaaggcgcgaaaaatgtaagtatctactgttttctctacgtttttccaaaaaatcacttcgcgtagttgatgatttcgcgaagatctgctaTGAGAAAGAGCTTGAAACGGAACGATCTTCTTAGCGAATCGATTATTTCGCaaagtctgcgagtagaaaagttcatggtttcactcgcagacttcgcgaacgcATTGATATGCAACGTAGAtcgtcacatttcagacctcgcagactgaTGGAAAGCATCgattcgctaagtaaaatcatcttcttccctgcagatttacattcgcatgcttcgctaatcctcatttcgcgaagccaaatcgtccttttttctgcctaacacgattaattttttttttttttgaagatggttgaatacataacatccatttctggaaggcggcgtactgggctgcaggggagatgactttccttcctgtatagggagacatttccctcaagattggcacattcactttaaaatgattcgttaggagagattgtgtcaatcttggtATACACCATGGGaaacgtccatcccaaaaagtATGGACTTCCATTTATCATCCCAAAAAGTCCGGACTTGCTGTCCAGAGAGAAATTTCCGTCCAGATTCGTCAAGTTcgctttgaagtgatttgttgggagtttattgtggcaattttgttgtaaattttgacaatgttatgattttaatgttgttattgtggcaatcttgttgtaaattttgataatgttatgattttaataatCCCTTGTTGTttggcctttttttttttgttatatatcacTCCGCGAATACTCTTAAAAACATGTCCAAATTTCGCATATAcggattaaaatcatcaactaaaccaaacattaacTTCGCATACATCGCGAAAACATCGttttgcgaagtcagacgggagggagacgGCCGTGccgtaaaattacaaacatattgtGAGTATTTTGAGAAACTCACacaaaaatagtctagatatgtagtaggttgagtaaattggttaaatatgtaaatgggtctcccatttgacccaattttataattttcccaatTTAAAAAGATATCAGAtaacttaatgaatattttttccgATCCCAATGATATGCATTTATCGGGTTTTACTCTATAAGGTTTTCATCAACATTTCTATCATGTGTCTTCCATGCGATggtacaaaaacaaaaattacttTAATGACCAGTGGTACACAAACGCTTTACTTTTGTGAGTGTCGATGAATTTTACTTTTacttttactttttctttttcattttccatggtGAAATGTCGACGAAGAAGTTTAACAAAAggctatttttctttctcttttttcatttttcatattGCCACGTTGGAATATGTCGATGAAGAAGTTTAACAAATGTAAAATTTTAGTTGTTTGTGCATTTAAGAACCTTTTAGCCTACcccctaaaaataatataaattgacTTTTGGCCAATATGTTATCTCCAAAAATACTTTTTATAGgtattttttatctattttttatcattaaaattgttatgtattattatatttactaaTAGTAAAAGAAAcgttttttcaataaaaaattatttataaaaaataaaatatgaaattttgtTACTAAACGAGTTAGTTATGGTTTTGTGTTAAGAGACTTTGTTGGTTTCATTCACGCTCGAAATGGTAGTCTGCTTTTTACGTCTGATGTGCTTATTGCTGAGGGTCTCAGTATTCGAAAAGCTTTAACTTGGTTGAAGGACAATGTTTTTCAAAATGTCATTGTGGAATCGATTTTCAACTTTTAGTAAATACTATCAACGATCAAGAAAATGTGATTTCTATATTAGGCTTTATTTTTTCGAATTGTAAATCCTTTGTAAGAAAAAATTATTGTGTTCGGTTTGTCAAGAGATCTGTAAATCTAGTAGCTCATATTTTAGTTAGGACGAATGATTCTATGTCAGATTATAACGACGGATTCTTGTTTTAGTCTTGAGAATTGATCAAtagatttctttttttcttaaaaaaaaatgaaaaaagaaaactaGGAGGAGagagaacatttttttttataaggagAGGGAACATTCTCAATAGTACTATATTTGTTCGTGGAATCCAATTAtagaattaaaaagaaatattgaggtattttcatgattttcaaACTATACTAACTTAAAAAGAAAATCGATGAAAGTAGATATTTACACGCTAAGTGATACGATCAAACGGGTGATCAAACCCACACCCTTCGAGCGAGTGCTAGCTCCAGAGAATTTGAGAAGGAAATTGAGAATTATTATTGATTTGCATACCCCAAACAGAACAATAATCAAACTATTTATACTATGCTAATCCCTAATTAAGAAAGGAATAGCAGAATCCTAATTACGAAAGAAAACAGAATCCTAATTAAGACTAACAATTAATAGAATCCTAATTAAGCACAAAATCCTTGTGCCACACTGGGACCCCGCTTTTCCCGAATTGGTCGACGACCTTCGGTCGCTGTTATAGCCACAGCAGGCGTAACACTAAGTTTTAAATTTGTTCCTGTCCTTTTTTTTAAGTGTAGATTTAAATCTGCAGTAAAATATTGTATAATTTTATTCCAACATTTCTAAGTAagagaaaatttaaataaactAATATGGCAAATTTAAATCTCGAGTAAAACATTGTACGATTTTACTCTTATACATCCAAGCAAGATTAATTTTACCATTTCCtaacaaaaaatttaaagagACTAATTTGACGATTATTTGATTTTCGCACAGACTTTTCAAACAAGTTTATCAATAAATCGAAACAGTTTCGTGCATTTTgacaaattttttatataaacattttaagcaattttttttgtaataaaatTGTATGCAATAGCTTAATTTTTAACATTTTGGCATGCAAATTGTATCTACGATAAATATTTTAAAGGTCTAATGCTCTTCTAGCCCCCTTAATTTGTCTAAGTTGGTCATTTTACCTCCCCAattcatcgaatgtcctatttaccctcttaactccataaaaatggtatttctcaccccctcaacttgtccatttacccccAACTCATAggatgtcctatttacccccttaatttcacaaaagtggtatttctcaccccttacaatgcgttatcgatgcctaacccttttttaaactttaaacctatattggtgctatttttgtacgtggaacctaaattgatacttccccaaaaagcATAGacatattttgataccttatccctacatataatgtctttaacttgtttatattaatgttcttgttatttgtatcttttattcattccttctcttttgaattttttggctagttaaattttgattatctaattattgtaatacaatattattgtaataaacacatgaaggatcaatataattatcaaattaaaacaaaataaaaaaaagttgatattaaaaaaaatattttcaaactcatttgaataagtcctattaattaattttgcactataaaaaggtaaaaaataccacttttatggagttaagggggtaaatatgaCATTCGATGAATTGTGGAggagtaaaatgaccaatttggacaaattaaaggggtgagaaatacgttttttatataattaagggggtaaataggacattcgatgagttgaaagAGTAAAATAACCAAATTTAGATAAGTTAAAGGGGCTGGAGGAGCATTAGGCCTATTTTAAAACTGATCTAATTTGGATGCGTTAACGGTAAATTGTACCATTTCCGCAAAAACTTTAGGACAAATTTGGACTTCGTCCATCAATTGTTATGGTGATACATGGATAAATTACACCATGGTCCCTCAACTTTGCCTTTTCATTATGATTTCTGAATTTTAAAATCGGACATTATAACCCATGAATTTTGCAATTTACTAACATAATAACCTCTTACCACAAGTAAAATTTACGGatgacgatctcaaaatgaaaaaaaacacTAAGAAATAAAGATGTTTAAAATCACAATTCCAATGAAACTAATGCTTTTGATCTTCCAAATCACCATTTTTAGAACATTTTCTCTCTAAACAATCATTTTCTTCCTTCCAATCATATAACAACTAAATGACCTGAAAAAAAAACTCGTGAATTAAAAAATGCTTAGAACATTATTTTCATCAGTTCTACAATGGAAGGTTAGCTCCTATTGAAACCATCATCTTGATCAATGGGAATCATTATATTAATAAGGTGTAAAGTCCAGAGCCACAATCAAAGCAAAGACAGTTGAAGAGCtatggatgtaattt encodes:
- the LOC136219787 gene encoding uncharacterized protein — encoded protein: MKYRYAMVCSSNQNRSMEAHCLLKRHGFDVSSYGTGAHVKLPGPSLREPNVYDFGTPYKQMFDDLRRKDPDLYKRNGILPMLKRNLSVKLAPQRWQENAADGLFDVVFTFEEKVFDMVVEDVHNRDHVHMKCVLVINLEVKDNHEEAAIGARLTLDLCQEIEAAESWEDSVDEIIVAFETKHRRKLYYTISYY